The Candidatus Brocadiia bacterium genome includes a window with the following:
- a CDS encoding GMP synthase subunit A yields MKRVYVIDNGGQWTHRIWRVLRELDCESKIIPNTTPLDQIDASGLVLSGGAPRIAWENLKLGSCTDYLAQFSGPILGVCVGHQLMAVYYGGKAGPSEIPEFGLCNIKVIEPDDLFKGLPSEFQVWQSHNDEVKEAGEFITLAGSKDCKIQAIKHKTKPHYGIQFHAEVNDTEHGEQIYQNFVNLIK; encoded by the coding sequence ATGAAACGCGTTTACGTGATTGACAACGGCGGGCAGTGGACGCACCGCATCTGGCGTGTGCTCCGGGAGCTGGACTGCGAGTCCAAGATTATCCCCAATACTACGCCGCTGGACCAGATAGACGCATCGGGCCTGGTCTTGAGCGGCGGCGCGCCCAGGATCGCCTGGGAAAACCTGAAATTAGGCAGCTGCACCGATTACCTGGCTCAGTTCTCCGGCCCGATACTGGGCGTCTGCGTCGGGCACCAGCTTATGGCCGTCTACTACGGCGGTAAGGCCGGGCCGTCCGAGATACCGGAATTCGGGCTGTGCAATATAAAGGTCATAGAGCCGGACGACCTGTTCAAGGGACTGCCGTCCGAATTCCAGGTCTGGCAATCTCATAACGACGAGGTCAAGGAGGCCGGGGAGTTCATTACCCTGGCCGGTTCCAAGGACTGTAAGATACAGGCAATCAAGCACAAGACCAAACCGCATTACGGCATCCAGTTCCACGCCGAGGTCAACGACACCGAACACGGTGAGCAGATATATCAGAACTTCGTGAACCTGATTAAATAA
- the guaA gene encoding glutamine-hydrolyzing GMP synthase, which translates to MFKPEKFIDEKIKELKDKIKGTAVIGISGGVDSTTAAIIVHKAIGPNLRGILVDTGYMRKNEIAFNEKMLKGLGINTLAVDASQRFFSKLKGVTEPEHKRKIIGEQFIRVFEEIAEKENAKYFIQGTIAPDWIESGGGLRDVIKSHHNVGGLPKDIKFEIVEPLRDLYKDEVRMVGHKLGLPEDVYQRQPFPGPGLAVRIIGEPTKQNADIVREACAIVEEEIELASKNKEMVKPWQYFAVLLPVKAVGVHGDVRAYGNVVVVRSVESKDGMSASYSKIPHSVLEKISVRITNTLKDSVSRVVYDITNKPPGTIEYE; encoded by the coding sequence ATGTTCAAACCGGAAAAGTTCATAGACGAAAAGATCAAAGAGCTCAAGGACAAGATCAAGGGCACGGCCGTCATCGGCATCTCCGGCGGGGTGGACTCGACCACCGCGGCTATCATCGTGCATAAGGCCATCGGCCCGAACCTCAGGGGCATCCTGGTCGATACCGGCTATATGCGCAAGAACGAGATTGCCTTTAACGAGAAGATGCTCAAGGGCCTGGGCATAAACACACTGGCCGTCGATGCCAGCCAGCGGTTTTTCTCCAAGCTCAAGGGCGTGACCGAGCCGGAACACAAGCGCAAGATCATCGGCGAGCAGTTCATCCGGGTGTTCGAGGAGATTGCGGAGAAAGAGAATGCCAAATACTTCATCCAGGGCACCATCGCGCCGGACTGGATAGAGAGCGGCGGCGGGCTGAGGGATGTCATCAAATCGCACCACAACGTGGGTGGCCTTCCCAAGGATATAAAGTTCGAGATAGTCGAACCGCTGCGCGACCTGTACAAGGACGAGGTCCGCATGGTCGGGCACAAGCTCGGCCTGCCCGAAGACGTCTACCAGCGCCAGCCGTTCCCCGGTCCGGGACTGGCCGTGCGCATCATCGGCGAGCCGACCAAACAGAACGCCGATATCGTTCGCGAGGCCTGCGCCATCGTCGAAGAGGAGATAGAACTTGCTTCGAAGAATAAAGAGATGGTCAAACCCTGGCAGTATTTCGCGGTGTTGCTACCGGTCAAGGCGGTCGGCGTGCACGGCGACGTTCGGGCCTACGGCAACGTCGTGGTCGTCCGCTCGGTCGAGAGCAAGGACGGCATGAGCGCCTCGTATTCCAAGATACCGCACAGCGTGCTGGAAAAGATATCGGTACGGATTACCAATACCCTCAAGGACAGCGTCAGCCGGGTGGTCTATGACATTACCAACAAACCGCCCGGGACGATTGAATACGAATAA
- a CDS encoding BatA domain-containing protein, with protein MDFINPSLLWLAVAGAVPVIIHLLNKQRYQKVRWAAMEFLLSAIKKTRKRIQLENLLLLLLRVLVVIGLVLALSRPFLTGKLAGSLAQSDTHAIICIDNSYSMGYRSGTRSNFDQAKEAANKIIDALKPDRGDKLSLVTISDRPEVAVPEASVSLAQARKKLTDLSLSDYGTDISKSIPLVQDIIAKSTCSRKTVYLITDNQRGGWEGLSGARTADLFKQITKSAELRVIETGEQNQPNRLVSKVYPSALTPAGEGGIITANMPVSFIVEVVNNSQSAVSQLRVNFLVNGLKQSSAAINIEAYKSAQTGFNYTFSAAGPNWVRAEIESDNLPVDDSAIYACEVKEFIRVLLVDGEPAIEPFEDEVGYLRSAYYPSRRSDDDRPVLDYNRITPYLVEVISGSVFITSEQVAFDKYDLVVLANQEFLPQDKIKALEQWVGSGGGLMVFLGDKIDRASYNEQVYKNGAGLLPAQLGEIKGDKSRQQAVRMDNIDFNNPALVFFSNIRDRLKSMLIYEYYATVGTDSGSSASARILARLNDPDTTPLILEKSFGQGRVIMLTTSADGEWNVMAARQSYVVLVDQLSMNLVRAREQLVSRNLQVGGVISFPVAGEAGNFLMSTPKRGMVLLQVSAPAGSAGQAGRSVTFGDTVNSGLYTLEQMVSGSSTKQKVSCFGVNLLPAEGDLRRIGPDELKRIVGDSVQVTGAGGDITGSTAKKSAAPPLSHLWKYLIYAVLIAAALEMFLAYRFGRYK; from the coding sequence ATGGACTTCATCAATCCTTCATTACTCTGGCTGGCAGTGGCCGGCGCGGTGCCGGTAATCATCCACCTGCTTAACAAACAGCGCTACCAGAAGGTGCGCTGGGCGGCCATGGAGTTCCTGCTGTCCGCCATAAAGAAGACCCGCAAGCGCATCCAGCTGGAGAACCTGCTGCTGCTCCTTCTGCGGGTGCTGGTGGTCATCGGACTGGTGCTGGCGCTCAGCCGCCCCTTTCTGACCGGCAAGCTGGCCGGCAGCCTGGCCCAGTCGGACACGCACGCCATCATCTGCATCGATAATTCATACAGTATGGGTTACCGGTCCGGAACCCGGAGCAACTTCGACCAGGCCAAGGAGGCGGCCAACAAGATTATCGATGCACTCAAACCCGACCGGGGCGATAAGCTGTCGCTGGTGACTATCTCGGACCGGCCGGAAGTGGCGGTGCCCGAGGCGTCTGTCAGCCTGGCCCAGGCCCGCAAGAAGCTGACCGACCTGTCGCTGTCCGATTACGGCACCGATATTTCCAAATCCATCCCGCTGGTCCAGGATATCATCGCCAAGTCTACCTGCTCGCGCAAAACGGTTTACCTGATTACCGACAACCAGCGCGGCGGATGGGAAGGGCTGAGCGGCGCCCGGACCGCGGATTTGTTTAAGCAGATAACCAAGTCGGCCGAATTGCGCGTCATAGAGACCGGCGAACAGAACCAGCCCAACCGATTGGTCAGCAAGGTTTATCCGTCGGCGCTGACGCCGGCCGGCGAAGGCGGTATTATTACGGCCAATATGCCCGTGAGTTTCATAGTCGAGGTGGTTAATAATTCGCAGAGCGCCGTATCCCAGCTCCGGGTAAATTTCCTGGTCAACGGGCTGAAGCAATCCAGCGCCGCAATAAACATCGAGGCGTATAAATCGGCTCAGACCGGTTTTAATTATACTTTCAGCGCGGCCGGACCGAACTGGGTCAGGGCCGAGATCGAGTCTGATAACCTGCCGGTGGACGACAGCGCCATCTACGCCTGCGAGGTCAAGGAGTTCATCCGGGTGTTGCTGGTGGACGGCGAACCGGCCATCGAGCCGTTTGAAGACGAGGTCGGCTACTTGCGTTCCGCCTATTATCCGTCCCGGCGCTCCGATGACGACCGGCCCGTTCTGGATTACAACCGCATCACGCCGTACCTGGTTGAGGTCATAAGCGGTTCGGTGTTCATCACCTCGGAGCAGGTGGCTTTTGATAAGTACGATTTAGTGGTGCTGGCCAACCAGGAGTTCCTGCCCCAGGACAAGATAAAGGCGCTGGAACAGTGGGTCGGTTCCGGCGGCGGGTTGATGGTTTTCCTGGGCGATAAGATAGACCGGGCCAGCTACAACGAGCAGGTCTACAAGAACGGGGCCGGGCTTCTGCCGGCCCAGTTGGGCGAGATAAAAGGCGACAAATCGCGGCAGCAGGCCGTCCGGATGGATAACATAGATTTCAATAATCCGGCCCTGGTATTTTTCAGCAACATCCGCGACCGGCTCAAGTCGATGCTTATCTACGAATATTACGCCACCGTCGGCACGGACAGCGGCTCGTCGGCCTCGGCCCGGATTCTGGCCCGGCTGAACGACCCGGACACCACGCCGCTGATACTGGAGAAATCGTTCGGCCAGGGCCGGGTGATTATGCTGACCACCTCGGCGGACGGCGAATGGAACGTTATGGCCGCCCGGCAGTCCTATGTGGTTCTGGTTGACCAGTTGTCCATGAACCTGGTCCGGGCCCGGGAGCAACTGGTGTCGCGCAACCTGCAGGTGGGTGGGGTCATAAGTTTCCCGGTGGCGGGCGAGGCCGGTAATTTTCTGATGTCCACGCCCAAGCGAGGCATGGTGCTGTTGCAGGTCAGTGCTCCGGCTGGTTCGGCGGGGCAGGCCGGACGGTCAGTCACTTTCGGCGATACGGTCAATTCCGGATTATACACGCTGGAGCAGATGGTTTCCGGCTCATCCACCAAGCAAAAGGTCAGCTGTTTCGGGGTGAATCTTCTGCCGGCCGAGGGCGACCTCAGGCGCATCGGGCCGGACGAGCTCAAGCGAATTGTCGGCGATTCAGTTCAGGTCACCGGCGCCGGCGGCGATATCACCGGCTCGACTGCCAAGAAGTCTGCCGCGCCGCCTTTGAGCCATCTATGGAAATACCTGATATACGCCGTCCTGATTGCGGCCGCGCTGGAGATGTTCCTGGCCTATCGCTTCGGGAGATATAAGTAA
- a CDS encoding four helix bundle protein — MMIKRFEDLPVWQAGRELVKYVYSLTKQTLFKNDFGLKEQVQRSAVSVPSNIAEGFERGTKQEFIQFLYVARGSAGELRSQLYNAYDTGYISQDKLKDGVNKCVDISKQIASFIKYLKDSDYKGDKFKK, encoded by the coding sequence ATGATGATAAAGCGGTTTGAGGATTTGCCGGTCTGGCAGGCGGGCAGGGAATTAGTTAAATATGTTTATTCTTTGACTAAACAGACACTATTCAAGAATGATTTTGGATTGAAAGAACAAGTACAGAGGTCTGCTGTTTCCGTTCCAAGTAATATTGCCGAAGGGTTTGAGCGGGGGACTAAACAGGAATTCATCCAGTTTTTATATGTTGCCAGAGGGTCAGCCGGTGAGCTAAGGTCGCAGTTGTATAATGCTTACGATACAGGATATATTTCGCAGGACAAGCTGAAAGATGGAGTTAACAAATGTGTTGATATATCAAAACAAATAGCAAGTTTTATAAAATATCTCAAAGACTCTGACTACAAAGGTGATAAGTTTAAGAAATGA